In uncultured Cohaesibacter sp., a genomic segment contains:
- a CDS encoding metalloregulator ArsR/SmtB family transcription factor, translating to MENITNIFGALSDPIRLRILALVAEETELCVCELVGALELPQPKISRHCKVLNEANLLSSRREAQWVLYSLSEDNPDWARQAVTAAIEGVRKDPHHAADRARLTSVQRPPVRCDLTEKQAC from the coding sequence ATGGAAAATATCACAAATATATTCGGCGCCCTGTCTGATCCGATCCGGTTGCGGATACTGGCGCTCGTCGCGGAAGAAACCGAGCTTTGTGTCTGTGAGCTGGTCGGGGCACTGGAGCTGCCACAGCCAAAAATCTCGCGTCACTGCAAGGTCCTCAACGAGGCCAATCTGCTCAGTAGCCGCCGTGAGGCGCAATGGGTGCTCTATTCACTGTCCGAGGATAACCCGGACTGGGCAAGACAAGCCGTAACGGCGGCCATCGAAGGCGTGCGCAAGGATCCGCACCATGCCGCCGACCGTGCGCGGCTCACATCGGTTCAAAGGCCACCGGTCAG
- a CDS encoding arsenate reductase ArsC has protein sequence MSEKLYNVLFLCTGNSARSIMAEAIMNRLGQGSFRAFSAGSHPTGQVHPQALALLQRLNYDTSSARSKSWDEFAADGAPKLDFVFTVCDNAAGEVCPIWPGQPMTAHWGVPDPAAAHGSDSEIALAFSDAYRMLDARISIFTSLPLSNIDRLSLQHKLDEIGKS, from the coding sequence ATGAGCGAAAAACTCTATAACGTGCTATTCCTGTGCACGGGAAACTCGGCCAGATCGATCATGGCAGAGGCCATCATGAACCGTCTCGGTCAAGGCAGTTTTCGTGCCTTCTCGGCGGGTTCCCACCCCACAGGACAGGTTCATCCTCAGGCTCTGGCGCTGCTGCAGCGGCTCAATTACGATACCAGCTCCGCCCGTTCCAAGAGCTGGGACGAATTTGCCGCCGATGGTGCCCCAAAACTGGATTTCGTGTTCACCGTCTGTGACAACGCCGCCGGAGAGGTTTGCCCGATCTGGCCCGGCCAGCCGATGACGGCCCACTGGGGTGTGCCCGATCCGGCTGCTGCACATGGTTCGGACTCCGAGATCGCACTGGCCTTTTCCGATGCCTATCGCATGCTGGATGCCAGGATTTCCATTTTCACTTCCCTTCCCCTTTCCAACATCGACCGCCTGTCCCTGCAGCACAAACTCGATGAAATCGGAAAGTCCTGA